One window of the Brevibacterium limosum genome contains the following:
- a CDS encoding FadR/GntR family transcriptional regulator, whose product MSEDKGAMWKPVSRPSTYELVIDAVEEQIMSGSLTVGDPLPAERDLATKLGVSRASVREALRVLESLGVVRSSGGSGRGAGTFIAAMPSAALTRFLRLHVALANFSIDDVTETRIQLERSSSILAAARADKDSLAAINAQLAMMDTPGISIDVFNDADTAFHVAIAQAAGNQLFSDLTGAIRTSLRTSIFASFNRVDDPQELMSRLQAQHHQILEAIIAGDTAEAARVTEKHIRFAASALPGLTET is encoded by the coding sequence ATGAGCGAGGACAAGGGCGCAATGTGGAAGCCCGTGAGCCGGCCGAGCACCTATGAGCTCGTCATCGACGCCGTCGAAGAGCAGATCATGTCCGGCTCGCTCACCGTCGGCGACCCCCTCCCCGCCGAACGCGATCTGGCGACTAAGCTCGGCGTCAGCCGGGCCAGCGTCCGCGAGGCACTGCGGGTACTCGAAAGCCTAGGTGTCGTCCGCTCCTCAGGCGGGTCGGGCCGCGGTGCGGGAACCTTCATCGCTGCGATGCCCTCAGCCGCCCTCACTCGCTTCCTCCGCCTCCATGTCGCTCTCGCGAACTTCAGCATCGACGATGTGACGGAGACGCGCATCCAACTCGAACGCTCGAGCTCGATCCTCGCGGCCGCTCGCGCCGACAAGGATTCGCTGGCCGCCATCAATGCTCAGCTCGCGATGATGGACACGCCCGGCATCAGCATCGACGTCTTCAACGACGCGGACACGGCGTTCCACGTCGCCATCGCTCAAGCGGCCGGCAATCAGCTGTTCTCCGATCTGACAGGGGCGATCCGCACCTCCCTGCGCACGTCGATCTTCGCCTCCTTCAACAGGGTCGACGATCCGCAGGAGCTCATGTCCCGGCTGCAGGCCCAGCACCATCAGATCCTCGAAGCCATCATCGCCGGCGACACGGCGGAGGCGGCGCGGGTGACCGAGAAGCACATCCGCTTCGCCGCCTCGGCGCTCCCCGGGCTCACCGAGACCTGA
- a CDS encoding L-lactate permease — translation MYTPEIAPVADSLLWSSLLAILPLLTIFVTLGALKWKAHWAGLTAVGVALIVAIAAYGMPVGLAALSATQGFAFGLFPIMWIVITAIWLYELTVRSGHFEDLRLVINVISDDPRIQAIIIAFCFGGLLEALAGFGAPVAITGVMLVAVGFTAMRAAVVVLVANTAPVAFGAIAIPIITAGTLTGIDYQDIGAMVGHQTPFLAAIVPLFLVMLVDGRRGLRQIWPLALVVGLVFGAAQYVSSNFLSVELTDIIASLVGLAAVVIMLRFWKPKGGQDALDRMADEREHEGADAPDAGTASAAVATDVKKETAPLTGSRVFLALFPYLLVIVIFSVAKLVPALNNWLASTDVKIPWPGLDGNILNSAGEVSTSTIYNFQWLSSPGTLLLISGIIVAIVYKMTAKDALDVLVVNVVKMRFSILTVGSVLALAYVMNLSGQTITIGTWIAGTGAFFAFLSPILGWLGTAVTGSDTSANALFATLQQTAAHEAGLDPLLLVGANSSGGVLGKMVSPQNLTIAATAVGLLGREASIFRRVIGWSLGLLVIMCLLVGLQSTVLSWMVPSS, via the coding sequence ATGTACACACCCGAAATCGCCCCGGTGGCCGACAGCCTGCTGTGGTCGTCGCTGCTGGCGATCCTGCCGCTGCTGACGATCTTCGTCACCCTCGGCGCACTGAAGTGGAAGGCCCATTGGGCCGGACTGACGGCAGTCGGCGTCGCCCTCATCGTCGCCATCGCCGCCTACGGAATGCCCGTCGGGCTCGCCGCGCTGTCGGCGACGCAGGGATTCGCCTTCGGCCTGTTCCCGATCATGTGGATCGTCATCACCGCGATCTGGCTCTACGAACTCACCGTGCGCTCGGGCCATTTCGAAGACCTGCGACTGGTCATCAACGTCATCTCCGATGACCCACGCATCCAGGCCATCATCATCGCCTTCTGCTTCGGCGGACTCCTCGAGGCGCTCGCCGGATTCGGCGCCCCGGTGGCGATCACCGGTGTCATGCTCGTGGCAGTGGGCTTCACCGCCATGCGTGCCGCGGTCGTCGTCCTCGTCGCGAACACCGCTCCTGTGGCCTTCGGTGCCATCGCCATTCCGATCATCACCGCCGGCACGCTTACCGGCATCGACTATCAGGACATCGGTGCGATGGTCGGTCACCAGACCCCGTTCCTGGCCGCGATCGTCCCGCTGTTCCTCGTCATGCTCGTCGACGGTCGTCGCGGACTCCGCCAGATCTGGCCGCTGGCCCTGGTCGTCGGCCTCGTCTTCGGTGCCGCTCAGTACGTGTCCTCGAACTTCCTCTCCGTCGAACTCACCGACATCATCGCCTCCCTCGTCGGCCTCGCCGCCGTCGTCATCATGCTCCGGTTCTGGAAGCCGAAGGGCGGACAGGATGCACTCGACCGCATGGCCGACGAGCGCGAGCACGAGGGTGCCGACGCCCCCGATGCGGGCACCGCCTCCGCGGCCGTGGCCACCGATGTCAAGAAGGAGACGGCGCCGCTGACCGGGTCGCGGGTGTTCCTCGCGCTCTTCCCCTATCTGCTCGTCATCGTCATCTTCTCCGTGGCGAAGCTCGTCCCCGCGCTGAACAACTGGCTGGCCTCTACCGATGTGAAGATCCCCTGGCCGGGCCTGGACGGGAACATCCTCAACTCGGCAGGTGAGGTGTCGACGAGCACGATCTACAACTTCCAATGGCTGTCCTCGCCGGGAACGCTGCTGCTCATCTCCGGCATCATCGTCGCCATCGTCTACAAGATGACGGCCAAGGATGCCCTCGACGTCCTCGTCGTCAATGTCGTGAAGATGCGGTTCTCGATCCTCACCGTCGGTTCGGTGCTCGCCCTGGCGTATGTCATGAACCTGTCGGGGCAGACCATCACCATCGGCACCTGGATCGCCGGCACGGGCGCCTTCTTCGCGTTCCTCTCACCGATCCTCGGCTGGTTGGGCACCGCTGTCACCGGATCGGACACCTCGGCCAATGCCCTGTTCGCCACGCTGCAGCAGACGGCCGCGCATGAGGCCGGACTCGACCCGCTGCTGCTCGTCGGGGCCAACAGCTCCGGCGGCGTCCTCGGCAAGATGGTCAGCCCCCAGAACCTCACGATCGCAGCCACGGCCGTCGGGCTCCTCGGCAGGGAGGCGTCGATCTTCCGCCGCGTCATCGGCTGGTCGCTGGGGCTGCTGGTCATCATGTGCCTGCTCGTCGGACTCCAATCCACGGTGCTGTCGTGGATGGTCCCCTCGTCCTGA